A single genomic interval of Kiloniellales bacterium harbors:
- a CDS encoding amidoligase family protein translates to MDNRSQLMPPRLTSHAGAPRRVGVELEFASLSAEAGAREVQALFGGTLEQKDPHRFLIRDTALGDFSCELDLQLAHRPDDREADRTDPLDLLLREFQEPLRTFFGDVSSLIIPCEIICPPIPLEQLPKLEPLPDSLRRAGAADTRANPIYGFGAQLNVEIAEGGVDWIVAMLKAYLLMSDWLRAVMQIDLTRRVVAFTNPFPVAYTGHVVDPDYWPDRDRLIDDYLLYNPTRNRELDMLPLFSWFDRPKVDGATDDPRIKDRPAFHYRLPDANFGQPGWGLLLEWNRWCVVERLAEQRTLLDDMGRAYRANRERLIPENWAIRASEWLMTA, encoded by the coding sequence ATGGACAACCGAAGTCAACTCATGCCGCCCCGCCTGACCAGCCACGCGGGCGCACCGCGACGGGTCGGCGTCGAGCTCGAGTTCGCCTCCCTCTCGGCCGAGGCCGGTGCGCGGGAGGTGCAGGCGCTGTTCGGCGGCACGCTCGAGCAGAAGGATCCGCACCGCTTTCTGATCCGCGACACTGCTCTCGGCGACTTCAGCTGCGAACTGGATCTGCAGCTCGCCCACCGGCCCGACGACCGGGAGGCCGACCGCACGGACCCCCTAGACCTCCTGCTCCGCGAGTTCCAGGAGCCGCTGCGGACCTTCTTCGGGGATGTCAGCTCACTGATCATTCCCTGCGAGATCATCTGCCCGCCAATTCCGCTCGAGCAACTGCCGAAGCTGGAGCCGCTGCCGGACTCGCTCCGCCGAGCGGGCGCGGCCGACACACGGGCCAACCCGATCTACGGCTTTGGGGCGCAGCTCAACGTCGAAATCGCCGAGGGCGGCGTCGACTGGATCGTCGCCATGCTCAAAGCCTACCTGTTGATGTCGGACTGGCTCCGGGCGGTCATGCAGATCGACCTGACGCGCCGCGTTGTCGCCTTTACCAACCCCTTTCCGGTCGCCTACACGGGGCACGTGGTCGATCCCGACTACTGGCCCGACCGGGACCGACTGATCGACGACTACCTGCTCTACAACCCGACGCGCAATCGGGAGCTGGATATGTTGCCGCTCTTCTCATGGTTCGACAGACCGAAGGTGGACGGGGCCACGGACGACCCGAGAATCAAGGATCGGCCGGCGTTTCACTATCGCCTGCCCGACGCCAACTTCGGCCAGCCGGGCTGGGGCCTCTTGCTGGAGTGGAACCGCTGGTGCGTGGTCGAGCGCCTCGCCGAGCAGCGGACGCTGCTCGACGACATGGGCAGGGCCTATCGCGCGAACCGAGAGCGTCTGATCCCGGAAAACTGGGCGATCCGCGCGAGTGAATGGCTGATGACGGCATGA
- a CDS encoding universal stress protein — protein MFQNILVGVDGSESAIKAVTVAATLSKSFGAQLILTHVVQVSAIAEQAINMSATEHLKENPKTIMEKLSQEVLGKAREHALQAGVADGKITTVTKDGNQTRELIKAAEDCKADLIVVGSKGRGRLEGLLLGSVSQKVAALAPCPCLVV, from the coding sequence ATGTTCCAGAACATCCTCGTCGGTGTGGACGGGTCCGAATCGGCGATCAAGGCGGTCACCGTCGCCGCCACCTTGAGCAAGTCCTTCGGTGCCCAACTCATACTCACCCACGTCGTCCAGGTCTCGGCGATCGCCGAGCAGGCGATCAACATGAGCGCGACCGAGCACCTCAAGGAAAACCCCAAGACCATCATGGAGAAGCTGAGCCAGGAGGTACTCGGCAAGGCGCGGGAACACGCGCTCCAGGCCGGGGTCGCGGACGGCAAGATCACGACGGTCACGAAGGACGGCAATCAGACCCGGGAGCTGATAAAGGCGGCCGAGGACTGCAAGGCGGACCTGATCGTCGTGGGCAGCAAAGGCCGCGGCCGCCTGGAGGGCCTTCTGCTCGGGAGCGTCTCCCAGAAAGTGGCCGCCCTCGCGCCCTGTCCCTGTCTTGTCGTGTAG
- a CDS encoding gamma-glutamyl-gamma-aminobutyrate hydrolase family protein (Members of this family of hydrolases with an active site Cys residue belong to MEROPS family C26.): MSGRRRKRPVVGVTNSRRSHVMWWFYWLSMRLFGVKPVRLVAPVRNLDPHKFDGLIIGGGDDIGAEIYDGQPTLDVRIDPERDALELALLRHGTDEGMPVLGVCRGAQMLNVYHGGSLHQDMLAVYTDHPKLWTPLPRKRLHLVDDSKLAGLMRDEDVTVNSLHRQAIDVVGQGLRVTARDEYGTVQAVEDPTAEFRVGVQWHPEFMIHHGTQRRLFEGFVEAVRRYAAGRR, translated from the coding sequence ATGAGCGGACGCCGCCGCAAACGCCCCGTCGTCGGCGTGACCAACTCGCGCCGCAGCCACGTGATGTGGTGGTTCTACTGGCTCTCCATGCGGCTGTTCGGCGTCAAGCCGGTTCGCCTCGTCGCGCCGGTGCGGAATCTCGATCCCCACAAGTTCGACGGCCTGATCATCGGCGGCGGCGACGATATCGGCGCCGAGATCTACGACGGCCAACCGACCCTCGACGTGCGGATCGATCCGGAACGCGACGCTCTGGAGCTAGCGCTTCTACGCCACGGGACGGACGAGGGTATGCCCGTCCTCGGGGTCTGCCGCGGCGCACAGATGCTCAACGTCTACCACGGCGGCTCGCTGCATCAGGACATGCTCGCGGTCTACACGGACCATCCGAAGCTCTGGACCCCCCTGCCCCGCAAGAGGCTCCACTTGGTCGATGACAGCAAGCTCGCCGGACTGATGCGCGACGAGGACGTCACGGTCAACAGCCTGCACCGTCAGGCGATCGACGTGGTCGGGCAGGGCCTGCGCGTGACGGCCCGGGACGAGTATGGGACGGTCCAGGCCGTCGAGGACCCCACGGCCGAGTTTCGCGTCGGCGTTCAGTGGCATCCCGAGTTCATGATCCACCACGGCACCCAGCGGCGCCTCTTCGAAGGTTTCGTCGAAGCGGTGCGCCGCTACGCGGCAGGCCGGCGGTAG
- a CDS encoding DUF1491 family protein yields MTDERLPAELWIKAHIRRCDLEGIPATIAHRGEATGGTLLLKINQLEKGCRVLTQIRDLDGRLAWLPALKGALVEEAEADAYINRAVARDPDLWVLEIEERDGRHPFEGEVL; encoded by the coding sequence ATGACCGACGAGCGGCTGCCCGCCGAGCTCTGGATCAAGGCGCATATCCGCCGCTGCGACCTCGAGGGTATCCCGGCCACGATAGCGCACCGCGGCGAAGCCACCGGCGGGACCCTGCTGCTCAAGATCAACCAGCTGGAGAAGGGCTGCCGCGTGCTGACCCAGATCCGGGACCTGGACGGCCGTTTGGCGTGGCTGCCCGCGCTGAAGGGCGCCCTGGTTGAGGAAGCCGAGGCGGACGCCTACATCAATCGTGCCGTGGCGCGCGACCCGGACTTATGGGTGCTCGAGATCGAGGAGCGCGACGGCCGCCACCCCTTCGAGGGCGAAGTCCTCTGA
- a CDS encoding YqaA family protein has protein sequence MNELTALGGLFAAAFGAATLLPFQSEVALGAMLAAGSAPVWSLFVVASIGNTLGSVVNYWLGLAIDRFEGRWWFPANRNQMTRAREWYGRWGVWSLLMSWAPFADPLTVVAGVLRTPFWLFLALVAVAKSGRYAAVIWLCDTVSWC, from the coding sequence ATGAACGAGCTGACCGCGCTGGGCGGCCTGTTCGCCGCGGCGTTCGGCGCCGCCACCCTGCTGCCGTTCCAGTCGGAAGTGGCCTTGGGAGCGATGTTGGCGGCCGGGTCCGCGCCGGTCTGGAGCCTTTTCGTGGTCGCCTCGATCGGCAATACCCTGGGCTCGGTGGTGAACTACTGGCTCGGCCTGGCGATCGACCGCTTCGAAGGCCGCTGGTGGTTCCCGGCGAACCGCAACCAGATGACCCGGGCGCGGGAGTGGTACGGCCGCTGGGGCGTGTGGAGCCTGCTCATGTCCTGGGCACCCTTCGCCGATCCGCTGACCGTGGTCGCTGGCGTGCTCAGGACGCCGTTCTGGCTTTTTCTCGCCCTCGTGGCCGTAGCGAAGTCCGGGCGCTACGCCGCGGTCATCTGGCTCTGCGACACCGTTAGCTGGTGCTGA